Genomic DNA from Solanum pennellii chromosome 3, SPENNV200:
caataacaggGTCCTTACACTTTAGATATGAACCTAGGTCCAGTTATCGGATGAACCCCACAACCATCACAGCGAACACCTTTATGGAAAATAGTCCCAGTCCCATCACTGTGATTATGGCTCCTTTTAAGTGGGACCTCAAAAGAGAAGTTCTGAGGTGGAATAGGGTTATTTTCTGTTGGCACCCCAGAAAACGGACACGCATTCACAGGAATCAGTGGACCTAGATGACGTACAGCAGGTCTGTAGCCATCATACGGCATCTTCATTGAACTGCCACTGGAACCTGCATTATGGGAATCATTAACATTTACAGTGTTCAGATGAACTAGATGTGAAGGGGTGAAGCCATCATAAGGTATGTTGATTAAACTGCCACTGGAATCTGCATTAGGTGAATCCCAGTTGCATTGTTTCACATTACTGGAACTTGCAGAGCCACCCAAATCAACCGGCTTAGCTACTGGATGTCCCTTGCTGGGCTGCTCATCAGAAGTCTTTTCTGGTGGAATAGGTGAGTTTCTCACAAATGCATAGCCAATAGTCCTTCCGTCAAGACTGCGAACATCAAATTTCTTATCCTTCTGAGCTTTAGAAGCTTTGAATGATGATGACAGAGCCTTGGTTCGATCACCTTCCAAAGTTTCTGATTTAGATACTAGCTTGACTGAGGCATCTACAGCTTCATTGGAGGCATTCGGTTTTGGTTCTGTAGTCTTCAACGTTGGCTCCTCACCATGTACTGCTGTGAGAGGCCCATTCTTCTTTGCGGATGACTCTCCAATTTTGACATTCGGCATTACCCCATCAGCACTCATAGCATTTCCTTTAGATATGCCACTACAGGAGCCAGCTTCTTTGACAGGCTGAGGCCCTGAAGCCTGATTTTGGTAGTGAGATAGCCCCAACTCACACATAGCATCAACAAGCTCAGCTAGGATGGGAGCAGAGGATGAGGCTGATGCAGTCATATCAGAACAGACCTTCATCACAGATTCACGCAGGGGTTCTGGAATGTACTTGAGAACGTCAGAAACACGGGAATTCAAGTTTAGAAATGGAGGCTGAACCCGAGGTGATCGTAAAGGGGTAGAATTTCCACTAGATCTAGCTGAAGCTCTGCCGCTTCTTTCAGCAGCATTCAACATCGCTGATATTCTCAAGGGATTCAGGTCTTGCCTCACAACGTCCTTTAGATCCGCATCATCAACAAGTGTGACTACATCTCCATCCTCATCAATATATGTTAGTGTGATTTCAGCATCATGAGCGAAATTGAAAAGTTGAATAATCTTGTCTCTCAATCCACCAATGTCAAGATCAAGTTTCTCATTGATGACACAAGCATTGAACCGTCTGAGTGTCTCTTCATACTTGACCTGCATATAATGAAAGATGATAAAGTGTGCCGCACAAAAGAGAGGTAACCCCAAAACCAACTCAGAAGCTCTGCCATAGCTCAGCAACAAATATCATTTCACAAGTTGAAAAACTAATGATCAATAAAGTAACATTCAACACCTAGCGGAAGCAAAAACATTTAAGTTATTTCTTCTAATTTGTCCTCAGCCTTAGCAGACAGCGTTACCTGTTGCCTGAACTTGGTAGGATGCTCGGATACACAATTATCAAATAGAAAGAACATATAACAAGAATAACAAGAAATTCATGTTCTCAACAAACTAATATGATGTATAGGAATGTAAATAATCCTTACAAAAATTGAAGGTTCAACCACCAGCAAAAGTTACTTAAAATTATACATGAGATCCAATTccaccaaaaaaaaacaataaacaattcGCCCAGCCCAAATCAACCAACTCAACACGGTAAGACAGAAAAAGTCCTAAAATTCTAACTCTACCAACAGCAACATttctaccaaaaaaaatattttgcatgTGTAAACTAGACTGACTTTGAATAAACAGCGATTCTTAAAACTGGATAAGCACAAACAATCTTAAAGTTCTCATAAATTTAGCCCTTGACAAACATTACATCAAATCCGAAACTTAGTAAAATAAattagcaacaacaaaaaaaggtgacaaatttataaataaccaaaaaaaaaaaaaggaaaatctaaCCTTGATCACAATAGATGACTCCATAGCCATGGCTAGGTAGAGTGAGATTTCAGTATACAATCGAGTAGAGATTATCGTTCCAGGTAAGCCCGCAGAACCTTTTTAAGTAGGAAATCAGTATATAGATACGATATAAAACAGATGATAACAAAACCCTAGCCCTAGAAATTGAGGAA
This window encodes:
- the LOC107014343 gene encoding protein NBR1 homolog, yielding MAMESSIVIKVKYEETLRRFNACVINEKLDLDIGGLRDKIIQLFNFAHDAEITLTYIDEDGDVVTLVDDADLKDVVRQDLNPLRISAMLNAAERSGRASARSSGNSTPLRSPRVQPPFLNLNSRVSDVLKYIPEPLRESVMKVCSDMTASASSSAPILAELVDAMCELGLSHYQNQASGPQPVKEAGSCSGISKGNAMSADGVMPNVKIGESSAKKNGPLTAVHGEEPTLKTTEPKPNASNEAVDASVKLVSKSETLEGDRTKALSSSFKASKAQKDKKFDVRSLDGRTIGYAFVRNSPIPPEKTSDEQPSKGHPVAKPVDLGGSASSSNVKQCNWDSPNADSSGSLINIPYDGFTPSHLVHLNTVNVNDSHNAGSSGSSMKMPYDGYRPAVRHLGPLIPVNACPFSGVPTENNPIPPQNFSFEVPLKRSHNHSDGTGTIFHKGVRCDGCGVHPITGPRFISKVKENYDLCSICFAEMGNDADYIRMDRPLAYPHPWSFKGLHDLHGRLRPRPPTVPQVIRGFGLKAGRPKLDSRFIQDVNVLDGTIMAPLTQFTKIWRMKNNGNLVWPQGTQLVWIGGDKLSDRFSVELEMTTAGLAVDQELDVAVDFTAPEHPGRYISYWRLASPSGQKFGQRVWVLIQVDALLSLPKRGLVHEAFQGLNLNLPPASSGVSGADIINVNSEPHNVVPEPKSSNTMELVDSVAEVNQNMEQEVKFPINDSLLVGFGDKSSSPSASGSPISYPIIDLTKEPPSEDSSMQPSAVVAMQAPPLQDARGNFEVETSLLQELEEMGFKQVDLNKEILRKNEYDLEQSVDDLCGVAEWDPILEELKEMGFCNKEMNKKLLKKNNGSIKRVVMDLIAGEQ